From Candidatus Binatia bacterium, a single genomic window includes:
- the murJ gene encoding murein biosynthesis integral membrane protein MurJ, translating into MTENRRIARAAGLVGFFTLISRIGGLVRDAVIGYSFGTGVAADAFFVAFRIPNLLRRLVAEGAMSVAFVPVFTDYLTNRSREAAVEAAAALATLMAVVLLVLTLIGVAFAPVWTSLFAPGFAGEPGKLALTVTLTRWVFPYIFLVGLVALASGILNSLRHFAAPAMAPIFLNLSIIAAALLVCPRLRVPVHGLAYGVLVGGVLQLLLQIPPLLRHGVRIMPRWQPGHEAVRRALRLMAPMVFGAAVYQINLMIGTMLASVLPSGSVSYLWYADRVFEFPLGIFAVALGTAALPSFSAQAARGAYAELRHSMSFSIRITNVIVVPATVGMLALATPIVSVLFQRGAFGAEEVALTTQALYAFAVGLWPVSMVRLVVPAFYAMEDTRTPVIAAAWAFVANCGFSLLLMGPVRATGESRLADTIAAVSQVASVVDLRHAGLALATSLAATVNLLLLGLALRRRLGALGGSEILLSFLRSLAASLAMIPAVRYVAGLTDWSQRGAILVHAGVLALALVVGIAVFACVAIALGGDDVRTLTRLLRQRFVRPAL; encoded by the coding sequence ATGACTGAAAACCGCCGCATCGCCCGCGCCGCTGGATTGGTGGGCTTTTTTACGCTGATCAGCCGCATCGGTGGCCTCGTGCGCGATGCCGTCATCGGGTACTCCTTCGGCACCGGTGTCGCCGCCGATGCCTTCTTCGTGGCCTTCCGGATACCGAATTTGTTGCGCCGCTTGGTCGCCGAAGGCGCGATGAGCGTGGCCTTCGTTCCGGTCTTCACCGACTACCTCACCAACCGCTCGCGTGAGGCGGCGGTTGAGGCCGCGGCGGCTCTGGCGACGCTCATGGCCGTTGTCCTCCTCGTGCTCACCCTGATTGGCGTGGCGTTCGCGCCGGTGTGGACATCGCTTTTCGCGCCCGGATTTGCCGGCGAACCCGGGAAGCTCGCGCTGACGGTCACGCTCACGCGGTGGGTGTTTCCGTACATCTTTCTGGTCGGTCTGGTGGCCTTGGCCTCGGGCATCCTCAATTCCCTTCGCCATTTTGCCGCGCCGGCGATGGCGCCCATTTTCCTGAACCTGTCGATCATCGCCGCGGCCCTCCTCGTGTGCCCGCGATTGAGGGTGCCGGTCCACGGGCTCGCCTACGGGGTGTTGGTCGGCGGTGTCCTGCAACTGCTCCTCCAGATTCCGCCGCTGCTGCGCCACGGGGTGCGGATCATGCCGCGGTGGCAGCCCGGGCACGAAGCGGTGCGGCGCGCACTCCGGTTGATGGCTCCTATGGTGTTTGGCGCCGCGGTGTACCAGATCAACCTGATGATTGGCACCATGCTCGCATCGGTCCTGCCGAGCGGCAGTGTGTCGTATCTCTGGTACGCCGATCGCGTCTTCGAGTTCCCGCTCGGCATCTTTGCGGTGGCGCTGGGAACAGCGGCGCTCCCCAGCTTCTCGGCGCAAGCGGCACGTGGCGCGTACGCTGAACTGCGGCACAGCATGTCCTTCTCCATTCGCATCACCAACGTCATCGTTGTGCCCGCGACCGTGGGCATGCTGGCGCTGGCGACACCGATCGTGTCCGTGCTGTTCCAGCGCGGCGCGTTTGGCGCGGAAGAAGTCGCGCTGACCACGCAGGCGCTTTACGCCTTTGCTGTCGGGCTGTGGCCCGTGTCTATGGTGCGCCTGGTGGTTCCGGCCTTCTATGCCATGGAGGACACGCGCACCCCGGTGATCGCGGCTGCCTGGGCATTCGTTGCCAACTGTGGCTTCAGTCTGCTGCTGATGGGGCCGGTGCGGGCCACAGGGGAATCCCGGCTCGCGGATACCATCGCGGCCGTCAGTCAGGTGGCGTCTGTTGTCGACCTGCGCCACGCTGGCCTGGCGTTGGCCACGTCGCTTGCGGCAACCGTGAATCTGCTCCTGCTCGGTTTGGCGTTACGGCGACGCCTCGGTGCGTTGGGCGGGTCCGAGATCCTGCTCTCGTTCTTGCGGAGCTTGGCGGCGTCGCTCGCGATGATTCCCGCTGTGCGTTACGTCGCCGGCCTGACGGACTGGTCGCAGCGTGGGGCCATCCTGGTGCATGCCGGTGTGCTGGCGCTGGCTCTGGTTGTCGGTATCGCCGTGTTCGCGTGCGTGGCGATCGCGCTGGGTGGGGATGATGTGCGGACGCTGACGCGATTGCTGCGCCAGCGCTTCGTGCGTCCGGCGCTTTAG
- the mazG gene encoding nucleoside triphosphate pyrophosphohydrolase, translated as MSSAEAFAELVRIMERLRGPGGCPWDREQTHQSIKPYLIEEAYEVAEAIEENDTDELRAELGDLLLQIVFHAEMARGAGLFTIEDVVRGISAKMIRRHPHVFGNAEVKDSDEVLRNWARIKAEERRGRQDHSTVSGVPRALPALLRSHRLSEKASGVGFDWERASEVLDKAREEFAELEAALQLGDPSEVEAELGDLLFALTSLGRHLGIHAEDALHRANDRFIRRFRYIEERLAERHQDVHDTSAEEMNTLWEEAKGKV; from the coding sequence ATGAGTAGCGCTGAAGCTTTCGCCGAACTCGTCCGCATCATGGAGCGCCTGCGTGGACCCGGTGGATGTCCCTGGGATCGCGAGCAAACACACCAGTCGATCAAACCGTACCTGATCGAAGAGGCCTACGAGGTCGCGGAAGCGATCGAGGAGAACGACACCGACGAGCTGCGGGCCGAGCTGGGAGACCTCTTGCTGCAGATCGTCTTCCACGCCGAAATGGCGCGCGGGGCGGGCCTCTTCACCATCGAAGACGTCGTTCGCGGAATCAGCGCGAAGATGATTCGCCGCCACCCCCACGTCTTCGGCAACGCCGAGGTCAAAGACTCCGACGAGGTGCTGCGTAACTGGGCCCGCATCAAGGCAGAGGAACGCCGGGGCCGCCAAGACCACTCCACCGTCTCGGGGGTACCGCGTGCCCTTCCCGCCCTGCTGCGCTCGCACCGCCTGAGCGAAAAGGCTTCCGGCGTCGGCTTCGATTGGGAACGCGCCAGCGAGGTCCTCGACAAGGCGCGAGAGGAGTTCGCCGAGTTGGAAGCGGCACTGCAGCTGGGCGATCCATCCGAGGTGGAAGCGGAACTCGGCGACCTCTTGTTCGCCCTGACCTCCTTGGGGCGCCATCTCGGCATCCATGCGGAAGATGCCCTCCACCGCGCCAACGATCGCTTCATCCGCCGCTTTCGCTATATCGAGGAGCGCCTCGCCGAACGACACCAGGACGTTCACGATACCTCGGCGGAGGAGATGAATACCCTCTGGGAAGAGGCGAAAGGCAAAGTCTAA
- the grxC gene encoding glutaredoxin 3 → MAMVVIYTTQYCPYCTQAKALLKRKGVAFQEVDVGKDAALRDKMIEKSGRRTVPQIFIDGDPIGGFDELRALDEEGKLDTLSAA, encoded by the coding sequence ATGGCAATGGTCGTGATCTACACGACGCAATACTGTCCCTATTGCACACAAGCCAAGGCCCTCTTGAAGCGCAAGGGTGTGGCGTTTCAAGAAGTTGACGTCGGTAAGGATGCTGCGCTTCGCGACAAGATGATCGAGAAATCCGGCCGCCGCACGGTGCCGCAGATTTTCATCGACGGCGATCCGATCGGCGGCTTCGACGAGCTGCGCGCCCTCGACGAAGAGGGCAAGCTCGACACGCTGTCAGCGGCGTGA
- a CDS encoding HNH endonuclease — MVQWIAVLSDEEIRREREKARELRQSPWWKRRRAIGICHYCGKKFPPRELTMDHLVPLVRGGRSTKGNLVPACKECNTKKKHQLAFEWEP; from the coding sequence ATGGTTCAATGGATTGCCGTGCTCTCCGACGAGGAGATTAGGCGCGAACGGGAAAAGGCGCGCGAGCTACGCCAGTCGCCGTGGTGGAAGCGGCGACGGGCCATCGGCATCTGCCACTATTGCGGCAAGAAGTTCCCCCCCCGCGAGTTGACGATGGATCACCTGGTGCCGCTCGTCCGTGGCGGTCGCTCAACGAAGGGCAACCTCGTTCCCGCGTGTAAGGAATGCAACACGAAAAAGAAACACCAGCTCGCCTTCGAGTGGGAGCCGTAA
- a CDS encoding glycosyltransferase family 39 protein, with amino-acid sequence MALPRIRSRSENPWRRGLRFAPRGDLVYVVALALVVRIGFCVLVYPRIADRFVEADGYDVIALNLVEGNGYTMNGAPAAVERLPLYPALLAISILLFGPVSWPWQLAQCLCGAITCGLVFTMARKYGNRTGALAAAALCAVHPTLVFYTARPLTETLYILLLVLFMQALLQPGWRARSVGPLWGLQLLTKSAAFLQVLALVPTASHRRFGTLARTAGCVLIILAPWMAWNLWISRQPHLLARGGITLYHGLYISRHVSWTTPTGDLNQEAEMALWQELARHGVARDADVEQRDATARRVAEEWIASHSGEAFRLWLRNLALTWYLGRSQLSMLVHLVVHGALLIAAGFGAVRLWRRNPQARDMVIITLLLIGGYTAFHAAVQPAVRYILPAVPLAALLAAGVTRK; translated from the coding sequence GTGGCGCTCCCTCGCATTCGTAGCCGCAGCGAGAACCCGTGGCGCCGCGGGCTCCGCTTCGCGCCGCGGGGAGACCTGGTGTACGTCGTCGCATTGGCACTGGTCGTTCGCATAGGCTTTTGCGTTCTCGTGTATCCTCGCATTGCCGACCGTTTCGTTGAGGCCGACGGCTATGACGTGATCGCGCTGAATCTCGTTGAGGGCAACGGCTACACGATGAACGGCGCACCCGCGGCGGTGGAACGGCTGCCGTTGTATCCGGCGTTGTTGGCCATCAGCATCCTGCTCTTCGGGCCGGTGTCCTGGCCCTGGCAGCTGGCACAATGCCTGTGCGGAGCAATAACCTGTGGGCTCGTCTTCACGATGGCGCGCAAGTACGGCAACCGAACGGGAGCGCTGGCGGCGGCGGCGCTTTGTGCCGTCCATCCCACACTTGTCTTCTACACGGCGCGGCCGCTCACGGAGACCCTCTACATTCTCCTGCTCGTGCTGTTCATGCAGGCGTTGCTGCAACCCGGGTGGCGGGCTCGCTCCGTCGGTCCGCTGTGGGGCTTGCAGCTATTGACCAAGAGCGCAGCGTTTCTCCAGGTTCTGGCCCTCGTTCCGACCGCGTCGCACCGGCGGTTCGGCACGCTGGCACGTACCGCCGGATGTGTCCTCATCATTCTGGCGCCTTGGATGGCGTGGAACCTCTGGATTTCCAGGCAGCCGCACCTCCTCGCTCGAGGTGGGATTACGCTCTACCATGGCCTCTACATTTCCCGGCATGTGAGTTGGACGACACCAACGGGTGATCTCAACCAGGAGGCGGAAATGGCGCTGTGGCAAGAGCTGGCGCGCCACGGTGTGGCGCGCGATGCGGACGTGGAGCAGCGCGACGCGACAGCTCGAAGGGTTGCCGAGGAATGGATCGCCAGTCACTCCGGGGAAGCTTTTCGGCTGTGGCTTCGCAACCTGGCGCTTACCTGGTACCTCGGCCGTAGCCAGCTCAGCATGCTCGTGCACCTGGTAGTGCACGGAGCGCTGTTGATCGCGGCGGGTTTCGGAGCGGTACGCTTGTGGCGAAGGAATCCCCAGGCGCGGGACATGGTGATCATCACGCTGCTCCTCATCGGTGGATACACGGCCTTCCACGCCGCCGTTCAGCCCGCCGTGCGCTACATCCTCCCGGCGGTACCACTTGCCGCCCTGCTGGCAGCAGGCGTCACCCGGAAGTAG
- the uvrC gene encoding excinuclease ABC subunit UvrC translates to MVDDACDALPAGLPIPPSLSQQLDAVQPRPGVYLLKDRHGKVIYVGKAKNLRARVRTYFRGGDERSQVRFLMQRVAGLETLVTVNDKEALILENNLIKQYKPRYNIRLKDDKSYVSVKVTTQDPWPRILVTRKIVKDGSKYFGPYASAWAVRETLDTIRKVIPLRTCSDGVFRNRSRPCIEYQIKRCLGPCCLPVDPAVYQRHVREATLLLEGKSQQLTRQLEEEMRRASDELRFEDAARLRDRIRAVERTQERQQVVSHGGDDQDVFGLYREGGFIEVQVLFVRQGKLTGNQTYSFADFEFADEEVLEAVLTQFYQGDRYVPDEILVPVDLEDQDVRAEYLSERKGKRMIIFRPQRGDKVRLLEMAAENARQSFRERQDAGHNRERMSAELQRRLHLRNAPKRIECFDISNIQGRLAVGSMVTFDEGEPDKGRYRRFRITTVSGADDFMMMYEVLKRRFARAKEEGTYPDLLVVDGGKGQLNVALEVLRELEINEVDVVGLAKMRVERAPQSPEVVRSEERVFLPGRKNPVILKRNSNALFLLQRVRDEAHRFAITYHRQLRRQERLRSELDSIPGIGAARRKRLLRHFGSVRRIREASVEALTEVPGISPALAAAIKSSLADSADTSSAAGPLNARPEA, encoded by the coding sequence GTGGTCGATGACGCTTGTGACGCACTGCCGGCTGGCCTACCAATCCCGCCAAGCCTGAGCCAGCAGCTCGACGCGGTGCAGCCGCGGCCTGGCGTGTACCTGCTCAAAGACCGCCACGGCAAGGTCATCTACGTCGGCAAGGCGAAGAACCTGCGTGCCCGTGTCCGCACCTACTTCCGCGGCGGCGACGAGCGCAGCCAAGTCCGCTTCCTCATGCAGCGCGTTGCCGGCCTCGAAACGCTGGTCACAGTCAACGATAAGGAAGCGCTGATCCTCGAGAACAACCTGATCAAACAGTACAAGCCCCGCTACAACATCCGCCTCAAAGACGACAAGTCGTACGTGAGCGTGAAGGTCACCACGCAGGACCCGTGGCCGCGTATCCTGGTGACGCGCAAGATCGTCAAAGACGGGAGCAAATATTTCGGGCCGTACGCTTCCGCCTGGGCCGTCCGCGAGACCCTGGACACGATCCGCAAGGTGATCCCGTTGCGCACCTGCAGCGACGGCGTGTTCCGCAACCGGTCTCGGCCGTGCATCGAATATCAAATTAAACGCTGCCTCGGCCCCTGCTGCCTGCCGGTCGATCCCGCGGTGTACCAACGGCATGTTCGGGAGGCCACCCTGCTGCTCGAAGGCAAGAGCCAGCAACTCACTCGGCAACTGGAGGAGGAGATGCGGCGCGCCTCGGATGAGCTGCGGTTCGAGGACGCGGCGCGCCTGCGGGACAGAATCCGCGCCGTCGAACGGACGCAGGAGCGGCAGCAGGTCGTGTCGCACGGGGGAGATGATCAGGACGTCTTCGGCCTCTACCGTGAGGGCGGCTTCATCGAAGTGCAGGTCCTGTTCGTCCGCCAAGGCAAGCTGACCGGCAATCAAACGTACAGCTTCGCCGACTTCGAGTTCGCCGACGAAGAGGTGCTCGAAGCCGTTTTGACGCAGTTCTATCAAGGGGACCGCTACGTCCCGGACGAGATCCTGGTGCCGGTCGATCTCGAAGACCAGGACGTGCGGGCCGAGTACCTGAGCGAGCGCAAAGGCAAGCGGATGATCATCTTCCGCCCGCAGCGCGGCGACAAAGTCCGCCTGCTGGAGATGGCGGCAGAGAATGCGCGCCAGAGTTTCCGCGAGCGGCAGGATGCCGGACACAACCGTGAGCGTATGAGCGCAGAGTTGCAGCGCCGCCTCCACCTGCGCAACGCGCCGAAGCGGATCGAATGCTTCGACATCTCCAACATCCAGGGCCGCCTGGCGGTCGGATCCATGGTGACCTTCGATGAAGGCGAGCCCGACAAGGGTCGCTACCGCCGCTTTCGCATCACGACCGTATCCGGAGCGGATGACTTCATGATGATGTACGAGGTCCTCAAGCGGCGCTTTGCCCGCGCCAAGGAAGAGGGGACCTACCCCGATCTGCTGGTGGTGGACGGCGGCAAGGGGCAGCTGAACGTGGCGCTCGAAGTGTTGCGCGAGTTGGAGATCAACGAGGTGGACGTGGTGGGGTTGGCGAAGATGCGTGTCGAGCGGGCACCGCAGTCACCTGAAGTCGTGCGCAGCGAGGAACGCGTCTTCCTCCCCGGTCGGAAAAACCCGGTCATCCTCAAGCGCAACTCGAACGCCCTCTTCTTGCTCCAGCGCGTGCGCGATGAAGCCCACCGGTTCGCCATTACCTATCACAGGCAGTTGCGCCGGCAGGAACGACTGCGTTCCGAGCTGGATAGCATCCCCGGCATTGGAGCGGCGCGGCGCAAGCGGCTGCTGCGCCACTTCGGCAGTGTCCGGCGCATACGCGAAGCGAGCGTGGAAGCCCTGACCGAGGTGCCAGGGATTTCGCCCGCCCTTGCAGCGGCCATCAAGAGCAGCTTGGCGGACTCGGCCGATACGAGCAGCGCCGCCGGTCCCTTGAACGCACGCCCCGAAGCCTAA
- a CDS encoding DNA internalization-related competence protein ComEC/Rec2 produces MWVRWSLANDDASLMVIGTALAQSLRRVPLLVYGALGLIAGDAFAGLGYAISPAVLAAASAGASLLLLHADGVWKRIGLLVLALMLANARADRLYRPHFPAGHVAAASLGVPVHIEGVLTDDPEPNGGRTRLSLETERIDGGDGWYAARGQVVLTVGHLEDAWQVGDRLQAELTLRRPRNLGNPGEFDYEGYLARRGVYATAVAEDDSGFARLGHVDSGIVGWLARWRQGVGAMFQRTLPEPEAGVLGALIVGTQGALPRDLRTAFSRAGVSHVLSISGLHVALVAGAGYAIFRWLLARSRWLLLSLNVPKLATALSVIPVLLYAGIAGSNVATIRSVIMILVFVAAVLVDRQRHLIVSLAVAAILIVLWSPGAALDISFQLSFVAVLGLVWGMERFWPWWKRWEEARLVRLRGWKARLWRPIAVYVVVSISALAATTPLTALHFNQVCLVAPLANAVVVPLLGSVAVGLGLLAALAYPLCAPLAQLCTVIAGPFVGLGVWLVRVFSALPYAYLRVVTPSGFELALLYAGLAALVRLSGRARAVSLAVLAVLAFGDAAWWYADRNHRSAMRVTFLSVGQGDSAVVEFPGAEVMVIDGGGLRGEAFDMGERVIAPFLWSRKIGHVDYLVLSHPEWDHYGGFAFLAANFSPREFWSSGACAPTEPFARLQQLLTDNGVQRVALHRGDQRQIGRVHAAVQSPPQQPEGLRVNDQSLVLSLAFGETRVLFSGDIERRGEENLAASTDGSLASTILKVPHHGSGTSSSPRFLDAVAPRYAVVSVGFENRFGFPHEAVLRRYGSYGCRVLRTDLDGAVHVRISARGEVEMAADKSR; encoded by the coding sequence ATGTGGGTGAGGTGGAGTCTCGCCAATGATGACGCATCGCTGATGGTCATCGGGACGGCACTGGCGCAATCCCTGCGCCGTGTACCGTTGCTGGTGTACGGCGCCCTAGGTCTGATCGCCGGTGATGCTTTCGCCGGTCTGGGTTACGCAATATCGCCGGCCGTACTCGCCGCAGCTAGTGCGGGGGCCAGCCTGTTGCTGCTTCATGCGGATGGAGTATGGAAGCGCATTGGCCTCCTGGTGTTGGCGCTCATGCTGGCAAATGCCCGTGCCGACCGTCTGTACCGTCCTCACTTCCCTGCGGGTCATGTGGCTGCGGCCTCCTTGGGTGTGCCGGTGCACATCGAAGGTGTGCTGACCGATGACCCCGAGCCGAACGGCGGGCGTACCCGACTGTCTCTCGAAACGGAGCGCATCGACGGCGGTGATGGCTGGTATGCAGCCCGAGGGCAGGTGGTACTCACGGTCGGGCACCTCGAGGACGCGTGGCAGGTGGGTGATCGGTTACAGGCGGAGCTCACACTTCGGCGCCCGCGCAATCTCGGGAACCCGGGCGAGTTTGATTACGAAGGATACCTGGCGCGCCGCGGTGTCTACGCGACCGCGGTCGCTGAGGACGATTCCGGATTCGCTCGTCTCGGGCACGTTGATAGCGGCATTGTCGGCTGGCTGGCGCGCTGGCGCCAAGGCGTGGGCGCCATGTTTCAGCGCACCTTGCCGGAGCCGGAAGCGGGAGTGTTGGGGGCGCTGATCGTGGGAACGCAGGGGGCGCTGCCTCGCGATCTTCGCACCGCGTTCAGTCGTGCGGGGGTGAGTCATGTGCTCTCCATCTCCGGACTGCACGTCGCGCTCGTGGCCGGCGCAGGATACGCCATATTCCGCTGGCTCTTGGCGCGTAGCCGCTGGCTGTTGCTCAGCCTGAACGTTCCAAAGTTGGCCACCGCGTTATCGGTGATTCCCGTCCTGCTCTACGCCGGCATCGCCGGCAGCAACGTCGCCACGATTCGCTCCGTCATCATGATCCTGGTCTTCGTCGCCGCCGTGCTCGTCGACCGCCAGCGTCACCTCATCGTCAGCCTCGCCGTCGCCGCTATCTTGATTGTGCTGTGGTCTCCCGGCGCGGCGCTCGACATCTCCTTCCAGCTCTCGTTCGTCGCGGTGCTCGGACTGGTATGGGGCATGGAACGGTTCTGGCCGTGGTGGAAACGATGGGAAGAGGCGCGCCTCGTGCGCTTGCGTGGCTGGAAAGCGCGGCTGTGGCGGCCCATTGCGGTCTACGTTGTCGTCTCCATCAGCGCCTTGGCCGCCACCACGCCCTTGACCGCCTTGCACTTCAACCAGGTGTGCCTCGTTGCGCCACTCGCGAATGCCGTGGTCGTGCCGTTGCTCGGATCGGTCGCCGTCGGACTCGGACTGCTGGCAGCCCTGGCCTATCCGCTTTGCGCGCCGCTAGCGCAGTTGTGCACCGTGATTGCCGGCCCCTTTGTCGGGCTTGGGGTGTGGCTGGTGCGGGTCTTCTCCGCCTTGCCCTATGCCTATCTGCGGGTGGTGACGCCGAGTGGTTTCGAGCTGGCGCTGCTGTATGCGGGACTGGCAGCGCTGGTGCGGCTGTCCGGGCGTGCACGCGCGGTGAGCCTGGCGGTGCTGGCTGTACTGGCGTTCGGTGACGCGGCGTGGTGGTACGCCGACCGCAATCACCGCTCGGCGATGCGAGTGACGTTTCTGAGTGTCGGCCAGGGAGACAGCGCGGTGGTCGAGTTCCCGGGTGCGGAGGTGATGGTCATCGACGGGGGCGGACTGAGAGGGGAGGCCTTCGACATGGGCGAGCGGGTTATCGCGCCCTTCCTGTGGAGCCGCAAGATCGGCCATGTCGACTATCTGGTGCTCAGCCACCCGGAGTGGGACCACTACGGCGGATTCGCCTTCCTCGCGGCGAATTTCTCGCCACGGGAGTTTTGGTCCAGCGGCGCGTGTGCCCCGACCGAGCCCTTCGCGCGTCTGCAGCAGCTCCTCACCGACAATGGGGTCCAGCGCGTCGCCTTGCATCGCGGCGACCAACGGCAGATCGGCCGCGTGCACGCCGCCGTGCAATCTCCGCCGCAACAGCCCGAGGGGCTCCGCGTCAACGATCAGTCGTTGGTCCTCAGCCTCGCCTTCGGCGAGACCCGTGTGCTGTTTTCGGGAGACATCGAAAGGCGCGGGGAGGAGAACCTAGCGGCGTCCACTGACGGCTCTCTGGCGAGTACCATTCTCAAGGTGCCGCATCATGGCAGCGGCACTTCCAGCAGTCCGCGCTTCCTCGATGCCGTCGCTCCACGATATGCGGTTGTGTCCGTCGGCTTTGAGAACCGCTTCGGCTTCCCGCATGAGGCCGTGCTGCGCCGTTACGGCAGCTACGGGTGCCGCGTGCTGCGGACCGACTTGGACGGCGCAGTGCACGTGCGCATCAGCGCGCGTGGCGAGGTTGAAATGGCGGCGGATAAATCTCGCTGA